Proteins co-encoded in one Halorussus lipolyticus genomic window:
- a CDS encoding uL15m family ribosomal protein, whose product MTDKKRRQRGSRTHGGGSHKNRRGAGHRGGRGRAGRAKHEFHNYEPLGKHGFKRPEKVKDDVLTVTVQKLDEDAALLAADGDAEETDDGYRLDARDIVEDGWEADAVKVLGDGQVRNTLEVTADAFSASAVELIEEEGGEAVLSERAEEAEDEDDEDADDEE is encoded by the coding sequence ATGACGGACAAGAAACGACGACAGCGCGGCTCCCGCACGCACGGCGGCGGTAGTCACAAGAACCGGCGCGGTGCCGGTCACCGTGGCGGCCGCGGCCGCGCGGGTCGCGCCAAACACGAGTTCCACAACTACGAACCGCTCGGCAAGCACGGCTTCAAGCGACCGGAGAAGGTCAAAGACGACGTTCTGACCGTCACGGTCCAGAAGCTCGACGAGGACGCGGCCCTGCTGGCCGCCGACGGTGACGCCGAAGAAACCGACGACGGCTACCGACTCGACGCCCGCGACATCGTGGAGGACGGCTGGGAGGCCGACGCCGTGAAGGTTCTGGGCGACGGACAGGTCCGGAACACGCTGGAAGTCACGGCCGACGCCTTCTCGGCCAGCGCGGTCGAACTCATCGAGGAGGAGGGCGGCGAGGCCGTCCTCAGCGAGCGCGCCGAGGAAGCCGAGGACGAAGACGACGAAGACGCCGACGACGAAGAGTAA
- a CDS encoding transcriptional regulator translates to MPKLKVTVGERDQLRDRTRRRIEAAEEDVSLEDAQPVLNFESYAELSRLLSQKNLELLEAIAEHEPDSIRHAAEIVDRDYKQVHRNLTELEDVGVIEFEGGGSGRSKKPILAYDGLEIDLPFTDSANDTDVALS, encoded by the coding sequence ATGCCCAAACTCAAAGTGACCGTCGGCGAACGCGACCAACTGCGTGACCGAACGCGCCGACGCATCGAGGCGGCCGAAGAAGACGTTTCTCTCGAAGACGCTCAGCCGGTGCTAAACTTCGAGTCGTACGCCGAATTGAGCAGGCTTCTCAGCCAGAAGAATTTGGAATTGCTCGAAGCTATCGCCGAACACGAACCAGACAGCATCCGCCACGCCGCGGAGATAGTCGATAGAGACTACAAACAGGTTCACCGGAACCTTACTGAACTCGAGGATGTCGGAGTTATCGAGTTCGAGGGCGGCGGGTCTGGCCGCTCGAAGAAACCGATTCTCGCCTACGACGGACTGGAGATAGACTTACCCTTCACCGACTCGGCAAACGATACCGACGTTGCTCTTTCGTAG
- a CDS encoding toxin-antitoxin system TumE family protein has translation MAGYTVIEDWQSVESGYVLDVTIRKTEDDKYPSGWDYSLHLGEVGGDTVLRYDNAHEQTKGHERHIRGEVEYIDFPGMLDLYDRFEAEAREMTPDEWNWPKSV, from the coding sequence ATGGCGGGCTACACCGTAATCGAAGACTGGCAGTCTGTCGAGTCTGGATACGTGCTGGACGTGACCATTCGAAAAACGGAGGACGACAAGTATCCAAGTGGATGGGACTACAGCCTCCATCTCGGAGAAGTCGGCGGTGATACCGTCCTTCGATACGACAACGCCCACGAACAGACGAAAGGTCATGAACGACATATTCGCGGCGAAGTAGAGTATATCGACTTCCCCGGTATGTTAGACCTCTACGACAGGTTCGAAGCTGAGGCCAGAGAGATGACGCCTGATGAGTGGAACTGGCCGAAGTCGGTGTAG
- a CDS encoding GNAT family N-acetyltransferase, whose translation MPGPVFLRGDTVSMRTLERDDLDLLQKYRNHPEVRRLLGRVHPQNRDKVEQDFEGYMSNAVNLLACVEEDPVGFVALFDWNESSGHAELAYWVAPEHQGNGYASEAGELAVEYAFDERRCHRLDAGAHATNAASRALLEKLGFEEEGRRREHVFLDGEYVDTVLYGLLAHEWRD comes from the coding sequence ATGCCCGGCCCCGTCTTCCTGCGCGGCGATACCGTCTCGATGCGAACGCTCGAACGCGACGACCTCGACCTCCTCCAAAAATATCGCAACCACCCGGAAGTTCGCCGACTGCTGGGTCGCGTTCACCCGCAGAACCGCGACAAAGTGGAGCAGGACTTCGAGGGATACATGTCCAACGCCGTCAACCTGCTGGCTTGCGTCGAGGAGGACCCCGTCGGATTCGTCGCGCTGTTCGACTGGAACGAGTCTTCGGGCCACGCCGAACTGGCCTACTGGGTCGCCCCGGAACATCAAGGAAACGGCTACGCGAGCGAGGCCGGCGAACTCGCGGTTGAGTACGCCTTCGACGAGCGCCGATGCCACAGACTCGACGCCGGAGCGCACGCCACTAACGCCGCCTCGCGTGCCCTGTTGGAGAAACTCGGATTCGAGGAAGAGGGCCGACGACGCGAACACGTCTTTCTGGACGGCGAGTACGTCGATACCGTGCTGTACGGTCTATTGGCTCACGAGTGGCGCGACTGA
- a CDS encoding lamin tail domain-containing protein, whose amino-acid sequence MRRRTFLSALAAATGGSAAGIELTGQTRAASGQIPELEAYSTSSLLNANKNPLTNDAYVAVWAEDSAYNYDDDGNGDAVSYPDSTPIPVVASDSNVVGFGSMLVTDSDTNWQKGNEEFVLNVWDDALGGSGTVLYDEGHSQYNTLADFSKFESYAENNGYTVNATTSLASDLSGADAAVITSPSTAFTNSELKSLADFVSNGGYLFLHDQADYGNYDETQNLNDIASYLNLAFRFNDDQVADDVRNAGSSYQILTTQFNTSFSYFGDREGLGLDPNKTYTVSVKEVIDGDTVKVTFDDGTTENIRILGTDTAEKSANSQYERIQEWEGIESNTYLENRAAEATTFGQNELGGKTVDLVFDDNEPVRDVFGRVLGYLYYDKSGDGTRNANYNHQLVKQGHARVYDSSFSKHSAFRDSEETARSNGTQVWAQSDPTKSSEIRDNPVDDLFFPKAASVRTSSGGVADSRVPVYAETSATQYLDGGYSYSGDIPLVAVDEDANVGVVGGPFIDEGYEKNEGYSTDTSTYENYPFLTNLVDYLADTSGDILIDGGHGQFGASYGLSAEDAAYYMRYLEGQDIGFEGINTFSSANLDGARAVIVTTPPESFTSTEIDNLNTFVSNGGAVILMGSGETSADARANINSLANGLGTDLRVNADQVMDSTNSVASSQEVFDTTVLDTSFPLFDAYTPDSGSSDYSVSIPNINPDGSTLNDEYVDIRNDGSSSLDMTGWLLEDEAGNDYQFPDGFSLGAGETVRVHSGSGTDSSTDLYWGGSYIWNNDSDTAYLYDSSGATAVTKSYPNDGGSTDSQIAVKNLSEDGSTLNGEYVDFENTGSSSQDMTGWVVEDEAGNSYQFPDNFTLDAGATVRLHSGDGTDSSTDLYWGGSYIWNNGGDTCYLYDASGSLHTQYSY is encoded by the coding sequence ATGCGGAGACGCACCTTCCTGTCAGCACTCGCGGCCGCGACGGGCGGTTCGGCCGCAGGTATCGAACTCACCGGACAGACTCGCGCGGCGTCCGGTCAAATTCCGGAACTCGAAGCCTACTCCACCTCGAGTCTCCTGAACGCGAACAAAAATCCCCTGACCAACGACGCTTACGTCGCTGTATGGGCCGAGGACAGTGCCTACAACTACGACGACGACGGCAACGGTGACGCGGTTTCCTACCCCGACAGCACGCCGATTCCGGTCGTGGCGAGCGACTCGAACGTGGTCGGGTTCGGTTCGATGCTGGTCACGGACTCCGACACCAACTGGCAGAAGGGCAACGAGGAGTTCGTCCTCAACGTCTGGGACGACGCTCTCGGTGGGTCGGGCACCGTCCTCTACGACGAGGGCCACAGCCAGTACAACACGCTCGCGGACTTCTCGAAGTTCGAATCGTACGCCGAGAACAACGGCTACACCGTGAACGCGACGACCTCGCTCGCCAGCGACCTCTCGGGCGCTGACGCGGCGGTCATCACCTCGCCCAGCACGGCGTTCACCAACTCCGAACTCAAGTCGCTGGCCGACTTCGTGTCTAACGGCGGCTACCTGTTCCTGCACGACCAAGCCGACTACGGGAACTACGACGAGACTCAGAACCTCAACGACATCGCCAGCTATCTGAACCTCGCCTTCCGATTCAACGACGACCAAGTTGCCGACGACGTGCGGAACGCCGGGTCGTCCTACCAGATACTCACGACCCAGTTCAACACCTCCTTCTCGTACTTCGGCGACCGAGAGGGTCTCGGACTCGACCCGAACAAGACCTACACGGTCTCGGTCAAGGAAGTCATCGACGGCGACACGGTGAAGGTCACGTTCGACGACGGCACGACTGAGAACATCCGCATCCTCGGCACCGACACGGCCGAGAAGTCCGCCAACAGCCAGTACGAGCGGATTCAGGAGTGGGAGGGCATCGAGTCCAACACCTACCTCGAAAACCGAGCGGCCGAGGCCACCACGTTCGGCCAGAACGAACTCGGCGGTAAGACGGTCGATTTGGTCTTCGACGACAACGAACCGGTCCGGGACGTCTTCGGCCGCGTGCTGGGCTACCTCTACTACGACAAGTCCGGTGACGGCACCCGGAACGCCAACTACAACCACCAACTCGTCAAGCAGGGCCACGCTCGGGTCTACGACTCGTCGTTCTCCAAGCACAGCGCCTTCCGCGATTCGGAGGAGACCGCCCGGTCGAACGGCACGCAGGTCTGGGCACAGAGCGACCCCACCAAGTCCAGCGAGATTCGGGACAACCCGGTCGACGACCTGTTCTTCCCGAAGGCCGCAAGTGTTCGGACCTCCTCGGGCGGCGTCGCCGACTCGCGGGTCCCGGTCTACGCCGAAACGTCGGCCACCCAGTACCTCGACGGCGGCTACAGTTACAGCGGTGACATCCCGCTCGTGGCCGTGGACGAGGACGCCAACGTCGGCGTCGTCGGCGGCCCCTTCATCGACGAGGGCTACGAGAAGAACGAGGGCTACAGCACCGACACCTCGACCTACGAGAACTACCCCTTCCTGACCAACCTCGTGGACTACCTCGCCGACACCTCGGGCGACATCCTCATCGACGGCGGACACGGCCAGTTCGGCGCGAGCTACGGTCTCTCGGCCGAGGACGCCGCCTACTACATGCGCTACCTCGAAGGCCAAGACATCGGCTTCGAGGGTATCAACACCTTCTCCAGCGCGAACCTCGACGGCGCGCGAGCGGTCATCGTCACGACCCCGCCCGAGTCGTTCACCAGCACCGAAATCGACAACCTGAACACGTTCGTCAGCAACGGCGGCGCGGTCATCCTGATGGGCAGTGGCGAAACGTCGGCCGACGCGCGAGCTAACATCAACAGCCTCGCCAACGGTCTGGGCACCGACCTCCGGGTCAACGCCGACCAAGTGATGGACAGCACCAACAGCGTCGCCAGTAGCCAAGAGGTCTTCGACACCACGGTCCTCGACACCTCCTTCCCGCTGTTCGACGCCTACACGCCCGACAGCGGTTCGTCGGACTACTCGGTCTCCATCCCGAACATCAACCCCGACGGCTCGACGCTCAACGACGAGTACGTGGACATCAGAAACGACGGGTCCAGCAGTCTCGACATGACCGGCTGGCTCCTCGAAGACGAGGCCGGCAACGACTACCAGTTCCCCGACGGCTTCTCGCTCGGCGCTGGCGAGACGGTTCGGGTCCACTCGGGCAGTGGCACGGACTCCTCGACCGACCTCTACTGGGGCGGGTCGTACATCTGGAACAACGACAGCGACACGGCCTACCTCTACGACTCGTCGGGTGCCACCGCTGTCACGAAGTCCTACCCGAACGACGGCGGTAGCACCGACAGTCAAATCGCCGTCAAGAACCTCAGCGAGGACGGTTCGACGCTCAACGGCGAGTACGTCGACTTCGAGAACACCGGGTCCAGCAGTCAGGACATGACCGGTTGGGTCGTCGAGGACGAAGCGGGCAACAGCTACCAGTTCCCGGACAACTTCACGCTCGACGCGGGTGCCACGGTCCGACTCCACTCGGGCGACGGCACCGACTCCAGCACGGACCTCTACTGGGGCGGGTCGTACATCTGGAACAACGGCGGCGACACCTGCTACCTCTACGACGCTTCGGGTAGCCTCCACACCCAGTACAGCTACTGA
- a CDS encoding NADP-dependent malic enzyme: MGLDDDSLDYHREEPPGKIEISTTKPTNTQRDLSLAYSPGVAAPCRAIDENPDDAYKYTAKGNLVGVVSNGSAVLGLGDIGAQASKPVMEGKGVLFKRFADIDVFDIELDQDEAEDVIRTTKAMEPTFGGINLEDIKAPECFEIEETLREEMDIPVFHDDQHGTAIISGAALLNATEINGKDLEDLKIVFSGAGASAIATARFYVSLGARKENIIMCDSSGIITEDRAEHGDVNEYKAEFARDVPEGGLEDAMEGADVFVGLSVAGIVSQEMVQSMADDPVIFAMANPDPEIGYEEAKEARDDTVIMATGRSDYPNMVNNVLGFPFIFRGALDVRATEINEEMKIAAAEALADLAKQDVPDAVVKAYGDQPLQFGPGYIIPKPLDPRVLFEVAPAVADAAMDSGVARSELDTDEYVETLEARLGKSREMMRVVLNKAKSDPKRVALAEGDDEKMIRAAYQMQEEGIANPVLIGDSEKIEATADDLGLDFDPEIADPANGDYDEYAKRLYQLRRRKGITESEAEDLVRKDSNYFASVMVEQGDADAMLTGLTHHYPSALRPPLQVVGTAEDADYAAGVYMLTFKNRVIFCADATVNQDPDEDVLAEITQHTAELARRFNVEPRAAMLSYSNFGSVDNEGTRKPRKAAEQLRANPDVDFPVDGEMQADTAVVEDILQGTYEFSELDDPANLLIFPNLEAGNIGYKLLQRLGGADAIGPMLVGMDKPVHVIQRGDEVKDIVNLAGVAVVDAQQNE; this comes from the coding sequence ATGGGACTAGACGACGACTCACTCGACTATCACCGCGAGGAGCCACCGGGCAAAATTGAGATTTCCACGACCAAGCCGACCAACACCCAGCGAGACCTGAGTCTCGCCTACTCGCCGGGGGTCGCCGCGCCCTGTCGCGCCATTGACGAGAACCCCGACGACGCCTACAAGTACACCGCGAAGGGCAACCTCGTGGGCGTCGTCTCGAACGGGAGCGCGGTCCTCGGCCTCGGCGACATCGGTGCGCAGGCGTCCAAACCCGTCATGGAGGGCAAGGGCGTCCTGTTCAAGCGATTCGCCGACATCGACGTGTTCGACATCGAGTTAGACCAAGACGAGGCCGAGGACGTAATTCGCACCACGAAGGCGATGGAACCCACCTTCGGCGGCATCAATCTGGAGGACATCAAGGCCCCCGAGTGCTTCGAAATCGAGGAGACCCTGCGCGAGGAGATGGACATCCCGGTCTTCCACGACGACCAGCACGGGACCGCCATCATCTCTGGGGCGGCCCTGCTCAACGCCACCGAAATCAACGGCAAGGACCTCGAAGACCTCAAAATCGTCTTCTCGGGCGCGGGGGCCTCGGCCATCGCCACCGCCCGGTTCTACGTCAGTCTCGGCGCGCGCAAGGAGAACATCATCATGTGCGACTCGTCGGGCATCATCACCGAGGACCGGGCCGAACACGGCGATGTCAACGAGTACAAGGCCGAGTTCGCTCGTGACGTGCCGGAGGGCGGCCTCGAAGACGCGATGGAGGGTGCTGACGTGTTCGTCGGCCTCTCGGTCGCCGGTATCGTCTCTCAGGAGATGGTCCAGTCGATGGCCGACGACCCGGTTATCTTCGCCATGGCGAACCCCGACCCCGAAATCGGCTACGAGGAGGCCAAGGAGGCCCGCGACGATACGGTCATCATGGCCACCGGGCGCTCGGACTACCCCAACATGGTGAACAACGTCCTCGGGTTCCCCTTCATTTTCCGAGGCGCGCTCGACGTTCGCGCCACCGAAATCAACGAGGAGATGAAAATCGCGGCCGCGGAGGCCCTCGCGGACCTCGCCAAGCAGGACGTGCCCGACGCCGTGGTCAAAGCCTACGGCGACCAACCCCTCCAGTTCGGACCGGGGTACATCATCCCCAAGCCCCTCGACCCTCGCGTGCTGTTCGAGGTCGCTCCTGCGGTCGCAGACGCCGCGATGGACTCGGGCGTCGCTCGGAGCGAACTGGACACCGACGAGTACGTCGAGACGCTGGAGGCCCGCCTCGGCAAGTCCCGCGAGATGATGCGCGTGGTCCTCAACAAGGCCAAGTCCGACCCCAAGCGGGTCGCGCTGGCCGAGGGCGACGACGAGAAGATGATTCGGGCCGCCTACCAGATGCAGGAGGAGGGCATCGCCAACCCGGTCCTCATCGGCGACAGCGAGAAAATCGAGGCCACCGCAGACGACCTCGGACTCGACTTCGACCCCGAAATCGCCGACCCCGCGAACGGCGACTACGACGAGTACGCAAAGCGCCTCTACCAACTCCGGCGGCGCAAGGGCATCACTGAGAGCGAGGCCGAGGACCTCGTGCGCAAGGACAGCAACTACTTCGCCAGCGTGATGGTCGAACAGGGCGACGCCGACGCGATGCTGACCGGCCTGACCCACCACTACCCCTCGGCGCTCCGACCGCCCCTGCAAGTCGTTGGCACGGCCGAGGACGCCGACTACGCCGCGGGCGTCTACATGCTGACGTTCAAGAACCGAGTCATCTTCTGCGCCGACGCCACGGTCAATCAGGACCCCGACGAGGACGTGCTGGCCGAAATCACCCAGCACACCGCGGAACTCGCCCGCCGGTTCAACGTCGAACCCCGCGCGGCGATGCTGTCGTACTCGAACTTCGGGAGCGTGGACAACGAGGGCACCCGCAAGCCCCGAAAGGCCGCCGAACAACTGCGGGCCAACCCCGACGTGGACTTCCCGGTGGACGGCGAGATGCAGGCCGACACCGCCGTCGTCGAGGACATCCTGCAGGGCACCTACGAGTTCTCGGAACTGGACGACCCCGCGAACCTGCTGATCTTCCCGAACCTCGAAGCGGGCAACATCGGCTACAAACTCCTCCAGCGCCTCGGCGGCGCGGACGCCATCGGCCCGATGCTGGTGGGCATGGACAAACCGGTCCACGTCATCCAGCGCGGTGACGAGGTGAAGGACATCGTGAATCTGGCGGGTGTGGCGGTCGTGGACGCCCAGCAGAACGAGTAG
- a CDS encoding succinylglutamate desuccinylase/aspartoacylase family protein, giving the protein MDHTTERVTLARLPSGVEIETTVHVYDGEEDGPTVYVQAAQHGREINGTEALRRVHDRLTSSDTELSGRVVAVPVADPLTFDHVSYTTPEEFDSINPNMNRVWPGDADGTLHERMAATLWEYVADADAVIDLHTGSADMLTHVVFMEGDDECRGLAEAFGTDLLLGEEAGEDADAEWTERDFGGKLRVAATREGIPTITPELAHNKHLVEDAIEAGVEGLLSAFRHLGVLPGDPDADGERVLARNHLGRVTADDSGLFRADPEREIGERVEAGERIGVLYDPTTYEQLQVAETDREGVLYSLTQEATVTGGETLLSVALLREE; this is encoded by the coding sequence ATGGACCACACCACCGAGCGCGTGACGCTCGCGCGACTCCCGTCGGGCGTCGAAATCGAGACCACGGTTCACGTCTACGACGGCGAGGAGGACGGCCCGACGGTCTACGTACAGGCGGCCCAGCACGGCCGGGAGATCAACGGGACCGAGGCCCTCCGGCGGGTTCACGACCGATTGACGAGTTCCGACACCGAACTCTCGGGACGAGTCGTCGCCGTGCCGGTCGCTGACCCCCTGACCTTCGACCACGTGTCTTACACCACGCCCGAGGAGTTCGACAGCATCAACCCGAACATGAACCGGGTCTGGCCCGGCGACGCCGACGGGACGCTCCACGAGCGCATGGCCGCCACGCTCTGGGAGTACGTCGCCGACGCCGACGCGGTTATCGACCTCCACACCGGGAGCGCCGACATGCTGACCCACGTGGTGTTCATGGAGGGCGACGACGAGTGTCGCGGCCTCGCAGAGGCGTTCGGCACCGACCTGCTTCTGGGCGAGGAGGCCGGCGAGGACGCCGACGCCGAGTGGACCGAGCGCGACTTCGGCGGCAAGTTGCGAGTCGCCGCTACGCGCGAGGGCATCCCGACCATCACGCCCGAGTTGGCCCACAACAAGCACCTCGTGGAGGACGCCATCGAGGCCGGTGTCGAGGGCCTTCTCAGCGCCTTCCGGCACCTCGGGGTCCTGCCGGGCGACCCAGACGCCGACGGCGAGCGAGTGCTGGCGCGCAACCACCTCGGTCGGGTCACGGCCGACGACTCGGGCCTGTTCCGGGCGGACCCCGAGCGCGAAATCGGCGAGCGCGTCGAAGCGGGCGAGCGCATCGGGGTCCTCTACGACCCGACGACCTACGAGCAGTTGCAGGTCGCCGAGACCGACCGGGAAGGAGTCCTCTACTCGCTGACTCAAGAGGCCACCGTGACCGGTGGCGAGACGCTGTTGAGCGTGGCGCTCCTCCGCGAGGAGTGA
- the rpmD gene encoding 50S ribosomal protein L30 has translation MKAVVQIRGEVDMTGSTQDTLEMLNLHRVNHCTLVPDTDAYRGMITKVNDYTAYGEPSADVLETVLRKRAEPEEGDADVDDEWVSENTDYDDVSGLASALVDEETTLREQGLSPVLRLHPPRGGHDGIKHPTKEGGQLGKHTTEQIDSLLKAMR, from the coding sequence ATGAAAGCAGTCGTCCAGATTCGCGGTGAGGTAGACATGACCGGTTCGACGCAGGACACGCTGGAGATGCTGAACCTCCACCGCGTCAATCACTGCACGCTCGTCCCGGACACGGACGCCTACCGCGGAATGATTACGAAGGTCAACGACTACACCGCCTACGGCGAGCCGAGCGCGGACGTGCTGGAGACGGTCCTGCGCAAGCGCGCCGAACCCGAGGAGGGTGACGCCGACGTGGACGACGAGTGGGTCTCGGAGAACACCGACTACGACGACGTGAGCGGCCTCGCGTCGGCGCTGGTCGACGAGGAGACCACCCTGCGCGAGCAGGGTCTCTCGCCCGTCCTCCGTCTCCACCCGCCCCGCGGCGGTCACGACGGAATCAAGCACCCCACCAAGGAAGGTGGCCAGCTCGGCAAGCACACCACCGAGCAAATCGATTCGCTCCTGAAGGCGATGCGATAA
- a CDS encoding VOC family protein → MSAITFFATTDLERIVGFYTETVGADVWLEQPDCTILKYDNQLLGFCEREEADTEGILTFVSPDRAGVDEMHDRLGERAREDPHENDRYDIYQFFADDPDGRTVEFQTFLHETDEI, encoded by the coding sequence GTGAGCGCGATTACCTTCTTCGCCACGACAGATTTGGAGCGCATCGTCGGGTTCTACACCGAAACCGTCGGCGCGGACGTGTGGCTCGAACAACCCGACTGCACGATTCTGAAGTACGACAACCAACTGCTGGGGTTCTGCGAACGCGAGGAGGCCGACACCGAGGGCATCCTCACGTTCGTCTCCCCCGACCGAGCGGGCGTGGACGAGATGCACGACCGACTCGGCGAGCGCGCCCGCGAGGACCCCCACGAGAACGACCGCTACGACATCTACCAGTTCTTCGCCGACGACCCCGACGGCCGGACCGTCGAGTTCCAGACGTTCCTCCACGAGACCGACGAGATATAA
- a CDS encoding methyl-accepting chemotaxis protein encodes MKMASILLSGVESADDTDADHDEASRGATGVETDVLLQNILDGLEAAALVVDADGEITHLNQQALALFETTRADAIGRTPEELRDSDGPAVVEEALRTGEEVQQREEELQTDEGTRTVSRSVVPFATEDGEITGGLEIDRDVTERIAEERRKKALSEYQQRVLADLQSKLKSLADGDLTIDPTVPEPDAEFDEMHETYEEFTSMNQSLDQAVDNIQNIVEQLTSLSEELAASSEQLGSSSEEVTSSIEQIEESSQKITRGVDDLAEKTERAESNVTSLSASIEEVTGASQEIDAQSERTAELASQGAHDISQAVEKIRDTTASADRIEEDIKELRESMEDVSNITEVIADIADQTNLLALNANIEAARAGTDGDGFAVVADEVKNLAEESQDSTDRITDIIEAAHSQTETVVASMEEMNQKVTAGANAVESAVDTLDNIQNTARQTSDGVTEVSDAVENQARNAEEVSAVVEDTAELSQEIDASLQEISAGVQQQAAAMDQVADSAEGLSAMADELHETVDRFKTDSDETADIDDVV; translated from the coding sequence ATGAAGATGGCATCAATCCTACTCAGCGGGGTCGAATCGGCGGACGACACCGACGCGGACCACGACGAGGCGTCACGGGGCGCGACGGGCGTTGAGACGGACGTACTTCTGCAAAACATCTTGGATGGATTAGAAGCCGCGGCGCTGGTCGTCGACGCCGACGGAGAGATTACGCATCTCAACCAGCAAGCACTCGCGCTCTTCGAGACGACGCGAGCGGACGCAATCGGCCGCACGCCGGAGGAACTCCGAGACTCTGACGGCCCGGCGGTAGTGGAAGAAGCGTTACGTACCGGCGAGGAGGTCCAGCAACGAGAGGAGGAACTACAGACTGACGAGGGGACGCGTACCGTCAGTCGAAGCGTTGTTCCCTTCGCCACCGAAGACGGCGAGATAACGGGCGGGCTCGAAATCGACCGGGATGTAACCGAGCGTATCGCGGAAGAGCGCCGAAAGAAGGCGTTGAGCGAGTACCAACAGCGCGTTCTCGCCGACCTCCAGTCGAAATTGAAATCGCTCGCTGATGGCGACCTGACCATCGACCCGACAGTCCCCGAACCCGACGCGGAGTTCGACGAGATGCACGAGACCTACGAGGAGTTCACGTCGATGAACCAGTCGCTTGACCAAGCGGTCGACAACATCCAGAACATCGTCGAGCAGTTGACCTCGCTGTCGGAGGAACTCGCGGCGTCGAGCGAACAGCTCGGTAGTTCGAGCGAAGAGGTAACGAGTTCGATAGAGCAAATCGAAGAGTCCAGTCAGAAGATTACTCGGGGCGTCGACGACTTGGCGGAAAAGACCGAGCGCGCGGAGTCGAACGTGACCAGCCTGAGCGCGTCGATAGAGGAGGTCACGGGTGCGTCCCAAGAGATAGACGCTCAGTCCGAGCGGACCGCCGAGTTGGCCTCGCAGGGCGCTCACGATATTTCACAAGCAGTCGAAAAAATCAGGGATACGACCGCCTCCGCCGACCGAATCGAGGAGGACATCAAGGAACTCCGAGAGAGCATGGAAGACGTGAGCAACATCACCGAGGTCATCGCGGACATCGCCGACCAGACGAATCTGCTCGCGCTCAACGCCAACATCGAGGCGGCCCGCGCTGGCACGGACGGCGACGGGTTCGCAGTCGTCGCCGACGAGGTCAAGAACCTCGCCGAGGAGTCGCAGGACTCGACCGACCGGATTACCGACATCATCGAAGCGGCCCACTCCCAGACCGAAACCGTCGTCGCCAGCATGGAAGAGATGAACCAGAAAGTGACCGCGGGCGCGAACGCAGTCGAGTCGGCCGTGGACACACTCGACAACATCCAGAACACGGCCCGGCAGACCAGCGACGGCGTGACCGAGGTTAGCGATGCGGTCGAAAACCAAGCGAGGAACGCCGAAGAAGTGAGCGCCGTCGTGGAGGACACGGCCGAACTGAGTCAGGAAATCGACGCCTCCCTGCAAGAGATATCCGCAGGCGTCCAACAGCAGGCCGCGGCGATGGACCAAGTCGCCGACTCGGCCGAAGGGTTGAGCGCGATGGCCGACGAACTCCACGAGACCGTCGACCGGTTCAAAACCGATTCGGACGAGACCGCGGACATCGACGACGTGGTGTGA